The window CGGCTGGGAGGGTTGAGTGCAGATTGAATCGCTGAAGTTCGAAGGGGACGTATTGCTTTGTCGCCGACTGGGTTGGTTTTTCAACAGTTCGCCCTGTCAACGTCATCATTGGTCGAAACAACACGGGTAAATCGCATCTTCTTGAGCCCGTGCGTATTTCATGCGCTGGAATCAAGAGCGCAAACCAGTGGGACCTTCTCTGCTCAGGCACGTTGGATGAGCAATCTCTGCGCGGCCGTTCCGAAAATATCTCCGAAGGAGATCCGAGAGGGAATCGCTGGACCAGCCATGGCCAGCAATTCATTGATGTTCCCACCTTCGCCAATGCCATGATGGCGAACGCGTGATCCACTGAACGAAGCCCGATGGTCGATCGGCCTTGCCAGGATGAGCGCGGTTCTTGCGCGTGCCGGCGAGTGCGCGGCTAGATGGTGTGCGTGTACTCGAACACTTCCGGCCGAACGAACCGCGCGAATCGCCTGGTTTCGGCATCAGGCGTTAGGCGTTTCTCCGCCTGTCGAATCCTATTCGAAACCGACTCACTCGCCAGTCCGGTGGAACGCCGCGAACGCATTGGCGAGTTCTTCCGACTGCGCTTCCAGGCTGATCTGAGCCACCACACCGCGGACAAGCGGCTTGTCGATCTGAGTGAGTGCGAACTCTTCGACCGGGATTTCTTCGAGGAGTTGCTCGAACGGCGGACGCTCGCCGTCGGGCATGGTGTCCCACAAGGCGCGGAGATGGACGCGCATCGCCTGTTCGATGCCGGCGTCCATTTCCGTGGCGGTGAGCGATACCCGGTTGCCTTGCAGTGTGGGCGTGCCATCGGCCAGGTACACGATGGCGTAGACCTCGCCCAGGTGCGAGTCGTCCGTCCACGCCACGATGCCGAACGGTCGATCGTCCATGAGCTGGCGAGCGGGGGAGTTGGTGTAGATGCGGATCGGCATGCTGGCCCTGGGTATTGGAGATGCCCGGATCCTAACGAGTGGCGCGAAAGTGCCGGATGAAAGCGCCGGGTCATGCCGTTCATGCAGCTGAAGTGAACCGTCAGGCGGAATGCTGCGGAATGGTACGGCGGCAATGTCCATGACCGGCATTTTGTGCAACGCTCGGCACGCCAACAGTCCCTCTGCAATTCCAGCCTGCTCGACTCGGCATCGAGCCGCTCCATCAACGAGGCACCGCGTGATGATCGATGTCCTGATGCCTGAGCGCCTGCGCTATCTGCTGCAGAGCCTGCAAATCAACGAAGCCCTGCGCGAGCTGAATGCCACGACTGGCTATCGGTTCACTGCGGTCTACCGGTTCACTCCCTCGGGCGCGGCCAATCTGGCGATCTTCGATCGCCAGTCGGACGCACCGGAATCGCTGCTGGTCGTCCCCGAAGGTGCGTCGTACTGCGGGATCGTCCGCGATTCGAGGAATGCGTTCCTGGTGACTCGTTCACTGGAAGACGGCCGCATCGTCAAGCATCCTGCCCGTGAAGTCGTTCAGTCGTACTGCGGGGTGCCTCTCATCGGCGAGGATGGGGAAGTGTTCGGAAGCCTCTGTCATTTCGACTTCGAGCCACGCGTGGTGTCAGACGACGTGACGGAATTGATGTCCGAAGTCTCCCGCTATCTGTCGCCGGAGAGCGGGATGAACGAGTTGGCGGAGACCGTCGCGCAGCGCATCACCCGCCTGGGGCAAATGGCCAGCGCGATGCGCGACGCCGCAAAGGATCCGGATGAATTGCGGGAAACGTTCGACATGTACGCGCAGCCGGTCAGGCTCCAGGCGGAAGCGTTGAATCCCTCTGTGCGCGACGCCATGGAACAACGGGTCAGTGCGCTGCTGGCGTCCATCCTCGGATCGCCCCTTCGGGCTTGAGATGCAGAGGCTCTGCGTCGGCGCGAGAGCCAGGTCTTGGCCGGCGATTGAAGCTTGCAATGCATGCGGCGCGACCGGGGACGCGACGCTTTGTCCAGGCCGTATTGTCACCTGAGAACGCACCAGCATGGGGACAAGTCAGCGGATTGGCTGCCGCTGAAGCGCATGTAGAGCGCCGCTCACGTGCCGCGCTTCTTGAGTTGCCCGTCAAGCATCGTGGCTGCTTGGGCATGCCGTTCACGGAAGACCGGTGCGCCGTTCATGTGCAACGAAGTGCTTGAAGCCCAAAAGCGGATTGCGCGAGTACCATGGGATGCACCGTAGCCGGCCTGATGCGTCACGCGACTGCGATCACGAGTTCACACTGGCACCTCGACGGCAGCCGGCTCTCAGCTTGCCGCTCGCAACTGTTGAAGGGATATGCAGGAATGCCCCGCATGAAATGGAATTCCGCATGACAAGTTCACACCGCAGCTGGTGGACTCGCGCTTCTGGCAGCGTATTCATCGGTTTGCTTGCATTGCTGCTGGTACAGCCAGTGCCGGCTTCGGCCCAGCTTTTGCAACCCACCATCAGCACCGTGGGCGGTGGTGGGGAACCCGCATCCGGGAACGGTGATGGTGGCGCTGCCACCAGCGCGCGCATTTCCGAGCCGGTCGGCATTGCCGTCGATGCCGTGGGCAATCTCTATGTTGCGGAACGCTATTCGTTCACGGTGCGCAGGATCTCCCCATCTGGAGTGATCACCACGGTTGCGGGGAATGGTACCCAGCCCTACAACGGGGATGGAATTCCGGCCACGTCTGCAGGCATGGATGTCCGTGGCATCGCGCTGGATGCCGCCGGAAATCTGTTCATCGCGGACGGCTCCAACAAGCGGATCCGGAAGGTGGCGAGCAGTGGTGTCGTCAGCACTGTGGCTCGCAGCGGCCTGGCATTTCCGTCCAGGGTGGGGCTGGATCGCCAAGGCAG of the Thermomonas carbonis genome contains:
- a CDS encoding GAF domain-containing protein, translated to MTGILCNARHANSPSAIPACSTRHRAAPSTRHRVMIDVLMPERLRYLLQSLQINEALRELNATTGYRFTAVYRFTPSGAANLAIFDRQSDAPESLLVVPEGASYCGIVRDSRNAFLVTRSLEDGRIVKHPAREVVQSYCGVPLIGEDGEVFGSLCHFDFEPRVVSDDVTELMSEVSRYLSPESGMNELAETVAQRITRLGQMASAMRDAAKDPDELRETFDMYAQPVRLQAEALNPSVRDAMEQRVSALLASILGSPLRA